In Planctomycetota bacterium, the genomic stretch GAGTTGTCCTTTATGGGTCGGAGGCGCGCGGCCAGCCGCGGCCTGACAGCGACGTCGACGTGCTCGTGCTGCTCGACGAGCCGCTCGATTACGTCCGCGACCTGGAGGCCGGACTGAACGCGCTCTACCCGCTGTCGCTGAAACTGGGGCGGCGCATCAGCGCCAAACCCGTTTCCGCCAAGGCGTACGAGACCCTGGACTGTCCGCTGTACCGAAATGCGCACCGCGAGGGAGTGATGGCATGAAGGAGTTTGCGGCGACCGAATGGGAACGTGCTTGCCGGGCGATTGGGTCTGCCGAGCAATTGGTCCAGACCGATCCCGACTCGGCCGCCTCGCGGGCATACTATGCCGCTTTTCATGCCTTGACGGCCCTGTTTGCTCTGCGCGGACAGGCATTCTCAAAGCACTCGGCCATTCGTGCGGCCTTGCACCGTGACCTCGTCCAAGCCGGGTTGCTCGGCGAGGATGTGGGCCGGGACTACGACTTCCTCATGGAACTGCGCGAGACGGCAGACTACGGCGGGGCAACTCAGGTGCCGGCCGAGGCGGCAAGGCGGGCCCTGGAAAGGGCGAAAAAGTTCGTGGCGGCCATTCACCCGCTTTGCCCCGAGTTGGGTCGGCACAGCGAAGGAGAGTCGCAGGCGCCGTAGCCCCATCGCCGATGGACTTCCTGGAACCGCATGTTTGAGGAACGGCTCTACAAGGGCTTCGAAGAAGCGGAACCGGGCGACAGCGCCGAGGCGTGATTCGTCGGCGAGAATCGGTCGGCCGCCCTTGGCCCCGCGAGGGCGATTCGGGTGCACGGGGACTTTCCCCGGCGGGGCATCCGGTCCATAGCCATGCGCATCGGATCCTTTGAGTTCAACCTCCGCGAGTTGGCGGGGTCCATGGGCGACTTCGGGACCCTTCTGCCGCTGGCGATCGGCTACATCACCGTCTGCAAGATGGACCCCGCGGGCCTCTTGGTCCTGATGGGCCTCGCCAACATCGTCACCGGCCTCGTGTATCGCCTCCCCATGCCCATCGAGCCGATGAAAGTCCTCGCCGTCGTCGCCATCGCACAGGCTTGGACGCCCGAGAAGGTTTACACTTCGGCCCTCGTGATGGGCGCCGTTTGGCTGCTGATGGGCGCGACCGGCGTCATGACCTACGTCGCCCGGTGGACGCCGAAGTCCGTCGTCCGCGGCATCCAGGTTTCGCTCGGCGTGCTCCTGGCCATCGAGGGCGTCAAGATGATCAGTTCCTGGTGGCTGCTCGGCGTCATTGCCGTCGTCATCGTGCTTCTGCTCCGGCAGAACCGCTACGCCCCGGCCGCCGTTGTTCTGGTGGCGCTGGGCATCGTGATCATGCTTGCGAAGGGCCAGTTGGCGGGCGTCCAGGGCCCTGCGTTCGCCCTGCCGCCGCTGACCTCGGTTTCCGTGCGCGAGATTTGGCCTGTGCTGCGGGATGCCGGCCTCGCACAGATTCCCCTGACGGCCACAAATGCCGTCATCGCCACTGCGGCCCTGATCGCGTACTACTGGCCCGAGCGCCGCGTTTCGCCCCGCCGACTTTCGATCAACATGGGCGTGATGAACCTGGTGCTGCCTTTCTTCGGCGGGATGCCTCTGTGCCACGGCGCCGGCGGACTGGCCGGCCAATACTACTTCGGCGCGCGGACCGGAGGCACCAACCTCATCGAAGGACTTATCGAGATCGCCCTTGGACTGTTCCTGGCCGGGAGCATTGCGGAGATCTTTTCGGCTTTCCCGATCGCCATCGTCGGCGCGATGATGCTGCTCGTCGGCATTGAAATGGCGAAGTTCGCGCGCGACCTGCGATGGAACCGCGAACTACTTCCCGCTGCCGCAACCGTGGCCGGCGCCCTGGCCGTCAACATGGCCGTCGGCTTCGCCGCAGGCTGCGCCCTCCACTACGCCATCTTCCGCCGCCCGGGGCCGACTGAGCCGGCCCCCGGATGACTTGGCCCCTCTTGCGACGCCGGCGGACTCCGTTATTCCCCCGTGTCTTCGCCCGGCGCTTCGAGTTGGCTGTAAATCGCGTCGTTCATCTTCTTCATCAGTTCCGCGTAGTCCGCCTGCGCCTGCATGAACGCCTTGATCGCCTCGTTCGCCACCACCGCGCCGTGCAGCCGCTCCACCGCCCGCTTCTCCTCGACCTCGATCGGCTGGCGCTTCTGTTCTTTCTCGGCGATCTTCATGACGGCGCCGTTATAGGCCTTGAGCGCCTCGGCCGCCGACGCGTCGCCGCGCACGCGCGCGTCCGCCTCCATGAGGTGCTTGTACCGCGGATGCTCGCGGATCGCACGACCCAGTTCTTCCGCTCGGCGGAGGATTTCTTCCATGAACGGCTCCTTGCAGGCAAAGGTTTCGGCAAGCGTACCGCCTTGCCCGCGCGAACGCAAGGGCGAGGCCGAGCATTGATAATCCGCCCGCCCGTTCCTATACTGGTTCTCCGTCCGCTGTCCGGATGGCCGGGTGGCACTGGTCCCGGCGCGCCGGGACCCGCCAGTGCATAATTTGCATCCGGGCAGCGAAGCATCCCGCCGGGATGCCACCCCCCGTCTGGAACGGGAGAATCCAAGGCCATGCGCGAGAAGATTCTGACCCACCTCCGGTCGCACCACTATCGGCCCCTGCGATTGCGCCGCCTGGCCCACTTCTTCGACGTGGCCGAGGAGGATTACGCCGAGTTTCGCTCTCTCGTCAAGAACCTCATCCGCGAGGGCGAGGTGGCCATCGGCGCCCGCGGCAAACTCGTGCCGGCCGAACGCCCCGCCCCGCCCAAACGCCCCGCCCCGACCGAACGCCCCGCCCCGACCAAACGCCCCCGCGAACGCACCGTTCAGGGACGCTTCAGCCTGTCGGCCCGAGGGTTCGGGTTCGTCGAACCCGACTCGCCCGAGGGACCGACGCGCGGCGAGGATGTTTACGTCGGCCCCGGCGATACCGCCGGCGCCGTCACCAACGACACGGTCCTCGCCCAGGTCACCCGCAAGACGCCGCGCGGCTACGCCGGGAAAGTCGTCGAAATCCTCCAGCGCGGACAGACGCGATTCGTCGGGACGTATCTGGTGGCGGACGGCCGGCCCATCGTCCGGCCGGACGGCGGCATCCTCCTCCAGGACTTTCCCGTCCCCGACGCCTCCAGCGCCGGCGCTCGACCCAAGGACAAGGTCGTCTTCGAGGTCCTCAAATACGCCCTTTCCGGAGAGCCGGGCGAGGCCGTCATCGTCGAGGTTCTCGGCCGCCGCGGTGACCCGGGCGTCGACACCCTCACCGTCATCCGCCAGTTCGACCTCGCGGATGAGTTCTCCGAGGGCGCGCTCGCCGAGGCTCGCCGCGCCGCCGAACGCATCGACGAGGAGGCCCTCCGCAGCCGCAGGGACCTCACCGGCCAAACCGTCATCACCATCGACCCCGAGGACGCACGCGATTACGACGATGCCATCAGCCTCCTCGAGAACCGCGACGGGACCGTGACGCTCGGCGTCCACATCGCCGACGTCTCGCATTTCGTCCAGGAAGGTTCGCCCCTGGATGCCGAGGCGCGCGAGCGCGGCACGAGCGTTTATCTGCCGACGACCGTCATCCCGATGCTTCCCGAGACGCTCTCCAACGGCGCGTGCAGCCTCCAGGAAGGCCGGACGCGCCTGACGAAGAGCGCCTTCATCACCTTCAACCGCGAGGCCGAGCCCGTCCGCGCCGAGTTCGCCAACTCGTTTATCCGTAGCGCGAAACGCCTCACGTATCAGCAGGCCCAGGCCGCCCTCGAGGGCAAGGCCGACGGCCTGGCGCCGGAGGTCGTGGACCTCCTTCGGGCGATGGACCGCCTCGCCCGCAGCCTCCTGGAGCGCCGCCGACGCGACGGATACCTCGAACTCGACCTTCCGCAGGTCGACCTGGAGTTCGACGACGAAGGGCGTGTCATCGCCGCCCACCCGGAGGACGCGAGTTTCACCCATCGCATCATCGAGATGTTCATGGTCGAGGCCAACGAAGCCGTCGCGCGCGAACTGGCGCACCGAGGCATCCCCTTCATCCGCCGCATCCACCCCGACCCGGACGCGGAGGCGGCCGAAGAATTGAAACACTTTGCCCGCAGCGTCGGCCAGGAGTTGCGCGACCCCTCCGACCGCAAGGAACTCCAGGGGCTCCTCAACCGCGTTCGCGGCCGGCCGGAGGCCTACGGCATCCACCTGGCGGTCCTGAAGAGCCTTCGCCGCGCCGAATACAGCACCAAGCCCGAGGGCCACTTCGCCCTCGCATCCGACGCCTACTGCCATTTCACCTCGCCCATCCGCCGCTACCCGGACCTCGCGGTTCACCGGGCGCTGGATCGGGCTCTCCGCGGAGAAGCCAAGCAGAAGGGCGGCGGGCGCCAAGAGGGCAAGGAATCCGGCGACGCCGGCGCGGACCTCGCGGCCCTCGCCGTCCACTCCAGCCAGACCGAACGCCGCGCCGAGGCCGCCGAACGCGAACTGACGAAGATCAAACTCCTGGAGTTCCTCGAGGCGAAGGTCGGCGAAGTTTACTCCGGCGTCATCACCGGCGTCCAGGCGTTCGGATTGTTCGTCGAGATTCCGAACCTCCTCATTGACGGCCTCGTGCACATCTCCAGCCTTAAGGACGACCAGTACGCGTTCGACCGGAAGCGGTGGGCCCTCGTGGGCCGGCGCAAGGGCCGGATCCTTCGCGTCGGTTCCTGCCTGGAGATCCGCATCGTCCGCGTGGACATCCCGCGCCGCCAACTCGACCTGGAACCGGTCGAGGCAGCGGAGGAGGCTCGCGCACCATCCGGCCCGGCGCGCGAGCCTAAAAAGAAACGCCGGGCCGGCCGAGGACGCCGATGACCGCCCCCCCGCCCCAGCCGATTCAAGGCAGCAACGGTTGCCGGAGAGCCGCACGGGAAAGGCCGATGAGAATCCTTGTCGGAGTCGCCCTCATGCTCGCGTCGCAAAGCGCCCATGCCGCCGACGACCTCTCCCTTCCGGACCCCCTGAAGACGCTCTCGGGTGCGGCGGTGCAATCGGCCGGGGACTGGCAGACGATCCGCCGACCGGAGATCCTGGAACTGTTCCGCTCGAACGTCTACGGCCGGGCCCCCGTCGGTCGGCCGGCCGACCTGCGCTTCGAGACTCGCGAGACCTCCCCCGACGCCATGGACGGTGCGGCAACCCGAAAGCAGATTGACATCCTCTTTTCCGGGCCGGGCGGCAAGGGCAAGATCCGCCTCCTCCTGTTCGTGCCGCGCAGCGCCCCCAGGCCGGCCCCGGCGTTCCTGTTGATCTGCAATCAGGGTCCCGAGAGCATCGACCCGACCCGCCGGACCCGCTCGCCGTTCTGGCCTGCCGAACGGATCGTGGCGCGCGGCTACGCGGCTGCGGTGTTCCTCAATGCCGACGCCGACCCGGACCGGCCCGACGGGTTCAAGGACGGTGTGCATGGGATTTTCGACCCGCCTGGGGTGCCGCGGCCGCCCGACGCCTGGGGCGCCATCGCCGCCTGGGCCTGGGCCGCCAGCCGCGCCATGGACTGCCTCCAGGCCGACCCCGACATCGACGCGGAGCGGGTGGCGGTGGTCGGCCACTCGCGCGGAGGAAAGGCCGCCCTCTGGGCCGGCGCCGAGGATGAGCGGTTCGCCCTGGTCGTCAGCAACAATTCCGGCTGCACGGGCGCGGCCCTGGCGCGGGGACGACAAGGCGAGACGGTCAAGGCGATCAACGACAGCTTTCCACACTGGTTCTGCGATAACTACAAACGCTTCAATGACAGGGAAAGCGAACTGCCGGTAGACCAGCACCTGCTCATTGCGCTGGCGGCGCCTCGGCTCGTGTACGTCGCGAGCGCCAGCAGCGACGACTGGGCCGACCCACCGGGCGAGTTTCTCTCGTGCGTCTACGCGGGCCCGGTGTACGGCCTGTTCGGCTTGGCGGGCCTGGAGACGGCGGTCATGCCCGAGCCCGGCCGGCCGCTCCTGGGCGGCCACATCGGATACCACCTGCGCGAGGGCCGCCATGGCCTGACGGAGTACGACTGGGACCGCTTCATGGACTTCGCCGACCGGCACTGGAAAAGACGGGCGGCGCCGTGAACCGCTCCCGCCCAGGTTGCGACGGGCCGACCGCCGTCCTGTACGACGATGCGTACAAGTTGCACCAGACGGGCGGGGACCATCCCGAATCGCCCGAGCGCCTGGGCGCTATTCTGGACGGTCTGGCCCGCGCGGGCCTGGACCAAGTGACGCGGCGCCTCGCCCCGCGCCCCGCGACGGAGCAGGAGGTCGCCGCCTGCCACACGGAAGGCTACATCCGCACCGCCCGGCGCGATATCGAGTCGGGTGCCGCGAGCCTCTCGACGGGCGACACGCTTGTTTCGCCTGACTCCTACCGCGTCGCGCTCCTGGCGGCCGGCGGCGTGCTTGAGGCTGTCGATGCCGCCGTCGCCGGTACGGTCAAGAACGCCTTCTGCGTCGTCCGTCCGCCCGGCCATCACGCGACGCCCGACCGCGGCATGGGGTTCTGCATCTTCAACAACGTCGCCATCGCCGCCCGATACGCCCAGCGCAAGCACGGCATCGAAAAGGTCCTCGTCGTCGATTGGGACGTTCACCACGGCAACGGAACCCAGGAAATCTTCTACGCGGACCCGTCGGTCTTTTACTTCAGCACGCACCAGTGGCCGTGGTATCCCGGCACGGGGTCGCCGAAGGAAATCGGCGAAGGGAAGGGGACGGGGACGACGCTCAACTGCCCGTTCCCCGCGGGCGCGGGGCGAAAGGAAATCGTCGAGCAGGCGTTCCGGGGGAAACTTCTGCCCGCCGCCGAACGGTTCAAGCCGGACCTCGTTCTTATCTCGGCGGGGTTTGATTCGCGTGCCGGCGACCCGCTCGGCGGCTTTCGCCTCGCGGACGAGGATTTTGCCGACCTGACGCTTCTCGCGCTCCAGGTCGCCCGCTCGCACGCCGGCGGCCGGCTCGTCAGCGTCCTCGAAGGCGGCTACAGTCTCGACGGCCTCGCCTCCGCCTCCGCCGCCCACGTCCAGGCTCTGACCGAGGCGTAAGCGGCCGTCACTTCATGGTTCGCTTCAGGTCGGCCGTTTTGTCGCTTGCAAGGTCCGCCTCGTAGAACGCGCCGCCTGCCGGGAGCGCGACGTGGATGGCGAACGTGTAGTCGATGGCGAAACGCACCTTCTCCGTGACGAGTTCCAGGACGTGCCCGCCCGCCGTCCGGTCGGCCGTCAGAAAATGCAGGTGCCAGCCCGGCAGGTTCAGCCCCTTCGCATACTGGGGGCACCGGAACCCCACGAGCGTCCCGCGCACGTTTTCGAGTTCGAACGTCGGCTGCTTGGCCGTCACCTCCGGGAGGCGCGGATACGGTTTCGTCTGCCTCGGAATGCTGCGCGTCTTCACCCGGGCGAACGTCCCTTCGATCCGCACCGCATAGGGGATGTTCTTCGTCGGCAGCACCTTGTCCAACATTTCTTCCAGGTGCGCCAGGTCGAAGGGTCCCTCGAACGACCCGGTGTGGTCCGCATCGAAGAATGTGACCGTGGCGAAGGGCGTCGTCTCCTCGTCGCCGACGGCCTCGGCCTTGCCGTCCGCGCGGACGCGGTACACGCGCCCATCGAGCATCACCATCTCGCCGTCCAGCGCGTCGAACGTCCCG encodes the following:
- the budA gene encoding acetolactate decarboxylase; this translates as MTCRHANFPAGTFGLSAAILLPLALAAGCAGTAERDVLFQTATLGALVEGVYDGNLAIGELKKHGDLGLGTFDALDGEMVMLDGRVYRVRADGKAEAVGDEETTPFATVTFFDADHTGSFEGPFDLAHLEEMLDKVLPTKNIPYAVRIEGTFARVKTRSIPRQTKPYPRLPEVTAKQPTFELENVRGTLVGFRCPQYAKGLNLPGWHLHFLTADRTAGGHVLELVTEKVRFAIDYTFAIHVALPAGGAFYEADLASDKTADLKRTMK
- a CDS encoding acetylxylan esterase, whose product is MRILVGVALMLASQSAHAADDLSLPDPLKTLSGAAVQSAGDWQTIRRPEILELFRSNVYGRAPVGRPADLRFETRETSPDAMDGAATRKQIDILFSGPGGKGKIRLLLFVPRSAPRPAPAFLLICNQGPESIDPTRRTRSPFWPAERIVARGYAAAVFLNADADPDRPDGFKDGVHGIFDPPGVPRPPDAWGAIAAWAWAASRAMDCLQADPDIDAERVAVVGHSRGGKAALWAGAEDERFALVVSNNSGCTGAALARGRQGETVKAINDSFPHWFCDNYKRFNDRESELPVDQHLLIALAAPRLVYVASASSDDWADPPGEFLSCVYAGPVYGLFGLAGLETAVMPEPGRPLLGGHIGYHLREGRHGLTEYDWDRFMDFADRHWKRRAAP
- a CDS encoding putative sulfate/molybdate transporter; translated protein: MRIGSFEFNLRELAGSMGDFGTLLPLAIGYITVCKMDPAGLLVLMGLANIVTGLVYRLPMPIEPMKVLAVVAIAQAWTPEKVYTSALVMGAVWLLMGATGVMTYVARWTPKSVVRGIQVSLGVLLAIEGVKMISSWWLLGVIAVVIVLLLRQNRYAPAAVVLVALGIVIMLAKGQLAGVQGPAFALPPLTSVSVREIWPVLRDAGLAQIPLTATNAVIATAALIAYYWPERRVSPRRLSINMGVMNLVLPFFGGMPLCHGAGGLAGQYYFGARTGGTNLIEGLIEIALGLFLAGSIAEIFSAFPIAIVGAMMLLVGIEMAKFARDLRWNRELLPAAATVAGALAVNMAVGFAAGCALHYAIFRRPGPTEPAPG
- a CDS encoding YlbF family regulator, producing MEEILRRAEELGRAIREHPRYKHLMEADARVRGDASAAEALKAYNGAVMKIAEKEQKRQPIEVEEKRAVERLHGAVVANEAIKAFMQAQADYAELMKKMNDAIYSQLEAPGEDTGE
- a CDS encoding histone deacetylase; this translates as MNRSRPGCDGPTAVLYDDAYKLHQTGGDHPESPERLGAILDGLARAGLDQVTRRLAPRPATEQEVAACHTEGYIRTARRDIESGAASLSTGDTLVSPDSYRVALLAAGGVLEAVDAAVAGTVKNAFCVVRPPGHHATPDRGMGFCIFNNVAIAARYAQRKHGIEKVLVVDWDVHHGNGTQEIFYADPSVFYFSTHQWPWYPGTGSPKEIGEGKGTGTTLNCPFPAGAGRKEIVEQAFRGKLLPAAERFKPDLVLISAGFDSRAGDPLGGFRLADEDFADLTLLALQVARSHAGGRLVSVLEGGYSLDGLASASAAHVQALTEA
- a CDS encoding HEPN domain-containing protein; the encoded protein is MKEFAATEWERACRAIGSAEQLVQTDPDSAASRAYYAAFHALTALFALRGQAFSKHSAIRAALHRDLVQAGLLGEDVGRDYDFLMELRETADYGGATQVPAEAARRALERAKKFVAAIHPLCPELGRHSEGESQAP
- a CDS encoding nucleotidyltransferase domain-containing protein, encoding VVLYGSEARGQPRPDSDVDVLVLLDEPLDYVRDLEAGLNALYPLSLKLGRRISAKPVSAKAYETLDCPLYRNAHREGVMA
- the rnr gene encoding ribonuclease R, whose translation is MREKILTHLRSHHYRPLRLRRLAHFFDVAEEDYAEFRSLVKNLIREGEVAIGARGKLVPAERPAPPKRPAPTERPAPTKRPRERTVQGRFSLSARGFGFVEPDSPEGPTRGEDVYVGPGDTAGAVTNDTVLAQVTRKTPRGYAGKVVEILQRGQTRFVGTYLVADGRPIVRPDGGILLQDFPVPDASSAGARPKDKVVFEVLKYALSGEPGEAVIVEVLGRRGDPGVDTLTVIRQFDLADEFSEGALAEARRAAERIDEEALRSRRDLTGQTVITIDPEDARDYDDAISLLENRDGTVTLGVHIADVSHFVQEGSPLDAEARERGTSVYLPTTVIPMLPETLSNGACSLQEGRTRLTKSAFITFNREAEPVRAEFANSFIRSAKRLTYQQAQAALEGKADGLAPEVVDLLRAMDRLARSLLERRRRDGYLELDLPQVDLEFDDEGRVIAAHPEDASFTHRIIEMFMVEANEAVARELAHRGIPFIRRIHPDPDAEAAEELKHFARSVGQELRDPSDRKELQGLLNRVRGRPEAYGIHLAVLKSLRRAEYSTKPEGHFALASDAYCHFTSPIRRYPDLAVHRALDRALRGEAKQKGGGRQEGKESGDAGADLAALAVHSSQTERRAEAAERELTKIKLLEFLEAKVGEVYSGVITGVQAFGLFVEIPNLLIDGLVHISSLKDDQYAFDRKRWALVGRRKGRILRVGSCLEIRIVRVDIPRRQLDLEPVEAAEEARAPSGPAREPKKKRRAGRGRR